A genomic segment from Candidatus Zixiibacteriota bacterium encodes:
- a CDS encoding right-handed parallel beta-helix repeat-containing protein produces MIRVKTILLVLLMVINVVAVSPDELPFGAFYLDDTTTTQIEILHDVLGFNLYVQNHPTISTLNKFADAGITVSIRGDGNNKLHTLSQFHYALFEVEEGDSSIRIYHCGGDTASEGDTRFWVSYNDSEDILFGPNSHNWPCWPDNHVYSYPKLNSRYGWQADPEVASDTVHYFIEIRAKIDVRNGTTDTIANLWVLPNLYGYGLVDTLSKWELRDSDFPASDTWTTIEKEFHFADTLRFYDIDNIADTSTKVDISYALTTMIKTTGNREVSIDWIKIYDRDGKRLVETDFYSQDIEDFVEDYTGVDSLWGWCFAEGGFSTIPVIGAILDTVRTRGEMPDWGGMSILPGKKELYQYWFDYVDSDVLSPFSYPFLDNGIDSTTYAGYNSLDSAIYLQNRLNSMAEEYTLMYQTVNNNDADLWLEAQAYYSNSGTIENRKPTHSEFLCQTYMILAHGARGILYWKYNSSVNCYGIINDDDDSTMWYAIRDDINPYIKAIDEYYMPLVWDTTYAVSPNETIVGQTIKSIRAVPNHPDSISPDTGWFHVGEYYDNAGMRYFMLVNRACSQGVDDSTEAGSITAIVKLNRSYFNNAERLLVIDIADSINHLYPGTDSTEWIAVSETTYTCLYDDKLYFTTILKAGEGRLFKIQTLGNPTSVMDYDVCQGEFTYDTTLTISSSDTVSYKCPSILTFPQHDTLIINGGLFTTGCDTGDSLGLVAFAAETTTVSWKGLLFSGSSAIGNLDYSDFKQVVPTCITIDDTASVVIQNSKVTSYTYGIHITDSGRLNAANCSFEDTTTATNGIYNESGDSVMATNCYFKGYSTGGICSNSGYLEVDSCSFDDIGLWGIYANSSDAKIEYCNFINIGNYGIRTISAELEVSHCDFDSIENYGIYADSAESEIDNCDFIWCEDYAIYIDGHPSGSYDSTKITDCDITLYSSGSAPSGSHYGIRVDNINKVRLFRNVIRKYAQGGIKFDHSNTKVEKNCIYDCNNYGIYSYASDCIFNQCDFDSLECGLYLRTGSDGIVRYCDFDSPNLVYGVRTYALSYPDLGDSINNQDSGNNTFRNCSKYYIYNGSGIYTIKAEGNYFGGGPPPVGKIYGLVDYTPWLTAAPGSKGKLGEIIIPYVYQLNHNYPNPFNPNTTISFSLADPGYTSISIYNILGQKVNNLVDEYKSSGNYSVIWDGRNKSGTTVSSGIYFYRIESGEFIDTKKMLLLR; encoded by the coding sequence ATGATAAGAGTCAAAACGATATTATTAGTATTATTAATGGTTATTAATGTAGTGGCAGTTTCGCCTGATGAATTGCCATTCGGGGCGTTTTATTTGGACGATACAACTACTACTCAAATAGAAATTTTGCATGATGTCTTAGGGTTTAATCTTTATGTGCAAAATCATCCCACTATTTCCACTCTCAATAAATTTGCCGATGCAGGTATTACGGTTAGTATTCGAGGTGATGGAAATAATAAGTTGCATACGCTTTCACAATTTCATTATGCCTTATTCGAAGTGGAGGAGGGAGATTCGAGTATAAGAATTTATCACTGCGGCGGTGACACTGCATCAGAGGGAGATACTAGATTCTGGGTTTCGTATAACGATTCGGAGGATATCCTTTTTGGGCCGAATAGTCATAACTGGCCCTGCTGGCCCGACAACCATGTTTATAGCTATCCGAAGCTTAACAGCAGATATGGCTGGCAAGCAGATCCGGAAGTTGCAAGTGATACAGTGCATTATTTTATTGAAATCAGAGCTAAGATTGATGTTCGCAATGGAACAACAGATACGATAGCAAATCTATGGGTACTTCCCAATCTATACGGTTACGGACTAGTTGATACATTATCGAAGTGGGAATTACGAGATTCTGATTTCCCGGCATCGGATACCTGGACAACAATTGAAAAGGAATTTCACTTTGCAGATACTCTGCGATTTTACGATATTGATAATATCGCAGATACTTCTACTAAAGTTGATATCAGTTATGCCTTAACGACAATGATTAAAACTACTGGTAACCGGGAAGTTAGCATCGACTGGATTAAAATATATGACCGTGATGGCAAAAGACTTGTTGAGACAGATTTTTATAGCCAGGACATTGAAGATTTTGTTGAGGATTACACTGGGGTAGACTCTTTATGGGGCTGGTGTTTCGCGGAGGGTGGCTTTTCAACCATCCCTGTTATTGGTGCGATTCTCGATACGGTTCGAACCCGTGGTGAAATGCCTGATTGGGGAGGGATGAGTATATTACCAGGCAAAAAAGAATTATATCAATACTGGTTTGATTATGTTGATAGTGATGTCTTGTCTCCTTTCTCATATCCTTTTTTAGATAATGGTATCGATTCAACTACTTATGCGGGATATAACAGTTTGGACTCAGCTATATATTTACAGAATAGGCTAAACAGTATGGCTGAAGAATACACCTTGATGTATCAAACAGTTAATAACAACGATGCTGATTTATGGCTCGAAGCGCAGGCTTATTATAGTAACAGCGGCACTATCGAAAATCGTAAGCCAACACATTCCGAGTTTCTTTGTCAGACATATATGATTTTAGCTCATGGCGCCAGGGGTATTCTTTATTGGAAATATAACAGTTCTGTAAATTGTTATGGTATTATAAACGACGACGACGATTCCACAATGTGGTATGCTATCCGCGACGATATCAACCCCTACATCAAGGCGATTGATGAATACTATATGCCGTTAGTCTGGGATACTACTTATGCAGTTTCGCCAAACGAAACTATCGTTGGTCAAACTATAAAATCAATACGAGCTGTTCCCAATCATCCTGATTCAATCAGCCCAGATACCGGCTGGTTCCATGTCGGTGAGTATTACGATAATGCTGGTATGAGATATTTTATGCTGGTAAACCGCGCCTGTTCGCAAGGTGTGGATGATTCAACTGAAGCTGGCTCAATAACTGCTATAGTAAAACTTAATCGCTCCTATTTTAATAATGCAGAACGGCTATTGGTTATTGATATCGCAGATTCAATAAATCATTTATATCCTGGTACTGATTCTACAGAATGGATTGCTGTTTCAGAGACTACTTATACATGTTTATATGATGATAAGTTATACTTCACCACAATCCTCAAAGCTGGCGAGGGGCGGTTGTTTAAGATACAAACTTTAGGCAATCCGACATCCGTAATGGATTATGATGTGTGTCAGGGTGAATTTACTTACGATACTACTCTCACAATATCCAGTTCGGATACAGTTAGTTATAAATGCCCTTCAATTTTAACTTTCCCTCAACACGACACGCTAATTATCAACGGCGGATTGTTTACCACTGGTTGCGATACAGGTGATAGTCTTGGCTTAGTTGCTTTTGCTGCTGAAACCACAACTGTATCTTGGAAAGGACTTCTATTTTCTGGTTCATCAGCTATTGGCAATCTGGATTATTCAGATTTTAAGCAAGTAGTTCCTACCTGCATTACTATTGATGATACTGCCTCTGTAGTAATTCAAAATTCGAAAGTAACGAGCTACACCTATGGGATTCATATCACTGATTCGGGACGGCTTAATGCTGCAAATTGCTCTTTTGAAGATACGACCACAGCTACAAACGGCATATATAATGAATCGGGTGATTCTGTTATGGCAACTAACTGCTATTTTAAAGGATATAGCACTGGTGGTATCTGCTCAAATAGCGGTTATCTTGAAGTTGATTCATGCAGTTTTGATGACATCGGGCTTTGGGGAATTTATGCTAATTCTTCGGATGCCAAAATCGAATATTGTAATTTTATTAATATCGGCAATTATGGAATAAGAACTATATCGGCTGAGCTTGAAGTATCACATTGCGATTTCGATTCTATAGAGAATTATGGTATTTATGCAGACAGCGCCGAATCGGAGATTGATAATTGCGATTTTATCTGGTGTGAAGATTATGCTATTTATATAGATGGTCATCCATCCGGCTCATATGATTCCACCAAGATAACAGATTGTGATATCACTTTATACTCAAGTGGATCAGCTCCATCGGGTTCACATTATGGAATAAGAGTAGATAATATTAACAAAGTTAGGCTTTTCCGAAATGTGATTAGGAAATATGCTCAAGGTGGTATCAAATTTGACCATTCTAATACGAAGGTTGAAAAAAACTGCATTTATGACTGTAACAACTACGGTATTTACTCTTATGCTTCGGATTGCATATTTAACCAGTGCGATTTTGATTCTCTTGAGTGTGGATTATATTTGAGGACCGGTTCAGATGGTATAGTCAGATATTGTGATTTTGATAGCCCTAATTTAGTTTATGGTGTTCGTACATATGCATTAAGTTATCCCGATTTAGGTGATAGTATTAATAATCAAGATTCGGGTAATAACACATTCAGGAACTGCAGTAAATATTATATCTATAATGGTAGTGGAATCTATACTATTAAAGCTGAAGGAAATTATTTTGGTGGCGGTCCTCCCCCTGTAGGTAAGATTTATGGTTTGGTTGATTATACTCCCTGGTTAACTGCAGCTCCTGGAAGTAAGGGCAAGCTTGGCGAAATAATAATTCCATATGTCTACCAACTCAACCACAACTACCCTAATCCCTT
- a CDS encoding T9SS type A sorting domain-containing protein yields MFNTNIKAVMLISVLLITATAAYADYHYASHDGSDEPPYTSWETGAHLIQDAADAASRGDTIYVGEGTWYENVDISDTCVALMGMGIGNTILENYVYATVNTSGDSILVEGFTFISDWEIHATGGVHCAHYCYVVIKNNYFTGHADAVSGNFGGGFVTNNIFEYNTGSFRTFAVKDTLIFSNNTFINEHQFDNLIEDHLPDSSQIHIRNNVFYAGNWQTRIFTARNVADSVFIYNNLFYKKINLSDVFTSYYGLSHDKVHFYNNTIDGATENNPESPIAGICSEMIFDSVRTIDNNIVINCDKGILNRRYFSANIRYCNLFNNEYDIWGECEFIEGNIFTDPMLTDTIGFYLQSYSQAIDAGDPDILDLDGSISDIGAYGGPYGEFYEYQDLPPRVPDSLQAEIPASNDAIIICWHYNTESDFNRYQLHRDTISEFEPSVFNMIAEPETSVYIDTEFDVYHSYYYRISAIDNQDNISEYSEQIGVIFTGFDDFNDTIIPRMAVLHQNYPNPFNQNTIIRYYLPNVGYQPAEVELYIYDILGRQVRQLVNERRYPGEYEVIWDGRDDNGQSLSSGVYFYRMFVTKAELTRPRKLILLK; encoded by the coding sequence ATGTTCAATACAAATATCAAAGCGGTTATGCTAATTAGCGTATTGCTTATAACAGCCACTGCCGCCTACGCCGACTACCACTACGCCAGCCATGACGGCTCGGATGAGCCCCCCTACACCAGCTGGGAGACCGGCGCCCACCTGATACAGGATGCCGCCGATGCCGCCAGCCGTGGCGATACGATATATGTAGGCGAGGGTACTTGGTATGAAAATGTAGATATTTCAGATACCTGCGTAGCGCTAATGGGGATGGGTATTGGCAACACTATATTGGAAAATTATGTATACGCTACCGTTAATACTTCTGGAGATTCTATTCTGGTAGAAGGATTTACCTTTATTTCAGATTGGGAAATTCATGCAACTGGTGGTGTACATTGTGCTCATTATTGTTACGTTGTTATCAAAAACAACTATTTTACCGGTCATGCGGATGCGGTTTCAGGTAATTTTGGCGGTGGTTTTGTAACAAATAATATTTTTGAGTATAACACAGGTTCATTTAGAACTTTTGCGGTAAAAGATACTCTTATTTTCTCAAATAATACATTTATTAATGAACATCAATTTGATAATTTAATTGAAGATCATTTGCCGGATAGCAGCCAGATTCATATCAGAAACAACGTTTTCTATGCCGGGAATTGGCAAACTAGAATTTTCACTGCAAGAAATGTTGCAGATTCGGTGTTTATATATAACAATTTATTCTACAAGAAAATCAATTTAAGCGATGTGTTTACATCATATTACGGGCTTTCCCACGATAAGGTTCATTTTTACAACAATACCATTGATGGCGCTACGGAAAACAACCCTGAATCGCCGATAGCCGGTATCTGTTCTGAAATGATCTTTGATTCGGTTCGCACTATCGACAACAATATCGTAATCAACTGCGACAAGGGGATACTTAATCGCCGTTATTTTTCAGCTAATATCAGGTACTGTAATCTTTTCAATAATGAATATGATATATGGGGAGAGTGCGAGTTCATAGAGGGCAATATTTTCACCGATCCTATGCTGACAGATACGATAGGTTTCTATCTTCAATCTTATTCGCAGGCAATTGATGCCGGCGATCCTGACATTCTCGATCTCGACGGTTCGATATCGGATATAGGCGCCTATGGCGGTCCTTATGGAGAATTTTATGAATACCAGGACTTACCGCCAAGAGTTCCTGACAGCCTTCAAGCGGAAATACCTGCATCAAATGATGCGATTATTATTTGTTGGCATTATAATACCGAAAGCGATTTCAATCGTTATCAACTTCACCGCGATACGATATCGGAATTCGAACCATCAGTTTTCAATATGATAGCCGAACCGGAAACCTCAGTTTATATCGATACCGAATTTGATGTGTATCACAGCTATTACTACCGCATTTCAGCGATAGATAATCAGGATAATATATCTGAATACTCTGAGCAGATAGGAGTGATATTCACAGGTTTCGATGATTTTAATGATACCATTATTCCTCGTATGGCGGTATTACATCAAAACTATCCTAATCCTTTCAATCAGAACACGATTATAAGATATTATCTACCCAATGTCGGTTATCAGCCGGCAGAGGTTGAGCTTTACATATATGATATATTAGGGCGACAAGTGAGGCAGCTTGTTAATGAAAGGAGGTACCCCGGAGAATATGAAGTAATCTGGGATGGTAGAGATGATAATGGCCAATCGCTTTCCAGCGGTGTATATTTCTACCGTATGTTTGTAACAAAAGCGGAGTTAACCAGACCAAGAAAATTGATATTACTAAAATAG